TGATTCATGAAAGAAAAAACAATAAATTATGGTTCCGAATGGTGACGGAGAAAAACAAGATTTGTTTATTAGTTTCAACGGAAATCAAACATCGATTTTTGTAAAAGATGAAGAATTAATGTTTATTGATGAAAGTACAAAAGGCAGTTATACAACGAGTGATACTTTTGGAAATGTTGTATATGAGGGAACATTACGTAATCTTACCCATGCTGAGATGTTAACTTTAAAAAACAATAATTTAGATAGAAAAAAGAAAGTCTTCGAAAATATTACCATATATTATTAACATACAAAAAATACCCTATAGACAGACGTTCCCCAACGCCCAATCTATAGGGTACACTTTTTTCCCTTTAATGAATCGCGTTCTTCTTAAACTGCCCACCGCGCACATCGTGAATATTGCCGACAGCCAGGAAGGCATTCGGGTCCACTTCTTCCACGATCAGCTTCAGCTTGGCTTCTTCCAAACGCGTAATGATGCAGAAAATCACTTTCTTATCGTCTCCGGTATAGCCGCCCTCACCATTCAAATAGGTAACGCCACGGCCCAGACGAGCAACAATCGCATCTCCCAAATCCTTGTGATTGTCGCTAATAATCCATACGGCTTTCGACTCCTGGAAGCCTTCGATGGTCAGATCGATCATTTTGAATGCAATGTAATAGGCGATCAGCGAGTACATCGCGCGATCCCAACCGAATACAAATCCGGCACTGCTCAAAATGAATAAGTTCATGAACATTACGATCTCACCAACGGAGAATGGAGATTTCTTGTTAAGCAGTACAGCGACGATCTCTGTACCGTCCAGAGAGCCTCCATAACGGAGAACGAGTCCTACACCAATCCCGAGAAGTATG
The window above is part of the Brevibacillus brevis NBRC 100599 genome. Proteins encoded here:
- a CDS encoding YitT family protein, whose translation is MEQPLAKSAHQKLPIGKLLKRVFGILIGASLFSVALEIFLVPNNIIDGGIVGISIITSHLSGIPLGVFLFVLNLPFLIIGYKQIGKTFALSTLFGVTIMSVGTTFLHEVKGLTDDPLLAAVFGGILLGIGVGLVLRYGGSLDGTEIVAVLLNKKSPFSVGEIVMFMNLFILSSAGFVFGWDRAMYSLIAYYIAFKMIDLTIEGFQESKAVWIISDNHKDLGDAIVARLGRGVTYLNGEGGYTGDDKKVIFCIITRLEEAKLKLIVEEVDPNAFLAVGNIHDVRGGQFKKNAIH